The following DNA comes from Ictalurus punctatus breed USDA103 unplaced genomic scaffold, Coco_2.0 Super-Scaffold_100046, whole genome shotgun sequence.
catgagcagaaaatgtcagagagaacaaaaacacagtaaTATCACCAAGGAAACATGATTCTGTGTGATTCAGAAGACTTTGAATTCATGGCTCAGTTTTGTGTGATATCATTTTacgtgtttttaaatgtttgagtCACGATTATTATTTTTCGATCCGTGACCGCAAAACTTTTGATGGAAAATGAATCCCATACTTTTGGACTCAGACTTGGACTCGTGCTCCAAAAATCCCTGACATCGTTTCACACCAGACTGCTGTGTGAACGcgggtcaatacaaagcaggatttacTAAAAACTTGATTCTCAGGAACGGATCAGTATCAACTGTtcgtgatccagcttcatatccagaagacgCAAGTATCGCACTTTATATTTGGTGAGTGTTTGTAAATCGCCTTTCCGAATgagcttgttagcagattccacgGCTAATGTACTACCCGAAACAGCAGCTGTTCTCTtccggaaagggggcggggcacagaagctcatttgcatttaaagagacacacacaggaaaacagCGTGTTTTTGATTCTTTTGCACTGTGAAGCactttgagctgcattttatgtatgaaaagtgctatataaataaaattattattattatagtgtgtctgagtctgtgtgtgtacctcagtatctccagtgtacagtgtgtgtgtgtgtacctcagtatctccagtgtacagtgtgtgtgtgtgtacctcagtatctccagtgtacagtgtgtgtgtgtgtttgtacctcagtgtctccagtgtacagtgtgtgtgtgtgtgtgtgtgtgtgtgtgtgtgtgagagagagagagagagagagagagagagagtgtgtgagtgtacctcagtatctccagtgtacagtgtgtgtgtgtgtgtgtgtgtgtgtgagtgtgtgtgtacctcagtatctccagtgtacagtgtggattctccagtccagcagagagcagcttcactcctgaatcctgcaggttattgtgactcaggttcagttctctcagtctggaggagtttgatctgagaactgaggacagaactctacagctttcctctgtcagatcacatccacacagcctggaagagaaatgatgatatatcagaacactgacctcaaacacacacacagccataacacacttactctttaccatgtaacagaaatgtgagtgtgtttctttcacacacacaaatcagaggacaggacaccacatcagcatcattattattattattattattattattattattattattattattattattgaaatgaaaacagaagggtttttgtttgaataatggaaaacatttttaagggaagtacatgtaaaaaaaagtctgtgtgtgtgagagagagagaaagtgagagagagagtgtttgtatgtgtgagagagagtaggtgtgtgtgtgagtgagtgtgtgtgtgtctgtgtgtgtctgtgtgagtgtgtctgtgtgtgtctgtgtgagtgagtgtgtgtgtacctcagtatctccagagtacagtgtgtgtgtgtgtgtgtgtgtgtgtacctcagtatctccagtgctCCAGtgtacagcgtgtgtgtgtgtgtgtgtgtgtgtgtgtgtgtgtgtgtgtgtgtgtgtacttcagtatctccagtgtacagtgtgtgtgtgtgtgtgtgtacttcagtatctccagtgtacagtgtgtgtgtgtgtgtgagtgtgtgtgtgtgtgtgtgtgtacctcagtatctccagtgtacagtgtgtgtgtgtgtgtgagtgtgtgagtgagtgtgtgtgtgtgagtgtacctcagtatctccagtgtacagtgtggattctccagtccagcagagagcagcttcactcctgaatcctgcaggttattgacactcaggtccagttctctcagtctggaggagtttgatctgagaactgaggacagaactctacagctttcctctgtcagtttacacacacacagcctggaagagaaatgatgaaatatcagaacactgacctcaaacacacacacagccataacacacttactctttaccatgtaacagaaatgtgagtgtgtttctctcacacacagaaatcagaggacaggacaccacatcagcattattattattattattattattattattattattattattaatattattattattattattattattattattattattgaaatgaaaacagaagggtttttgtttgaataatggaaaccatttttaagggaagtacatgtaaaaaaaaaagtctgtgtgtgagtgagagtgtgttagtgtgtgagtgtgtgtgagagagagtgtgtgtgtgaatgagagcgtgtttgtgtgtgtgagagagtgtgtgtgtgtgtgtgtgtgtgtgtgtggagtaagtTGACGAGTTagtttgctaactggaaatccgtctcacacagtgcatgcattatgtatttgtttgtttgtttgtttgtttgtttgtttatggtaaatattcacacattttttgttaggGATTAAAGTTATAAACAGGACGTATCCCTTGATCTGCACAGAGGGATTATTATGATGgttttgctaactggaaatccgtcctcgaggacaatcctctttcatcctgtaaactaatcccacaccagatccaatctaaagagaaagtctgatcggtccaaaccaaacaaggtcggtgtgaaagtgaaaaagcacagaagagttttaatcaagttctattgtaagtgtgtagtgagctagaagacgtctatgtgttactgaacatcaggtgtttttctgcatctctgtatgtcctgtgtaaacggagttagaagaaccgtgtgttttgtctaaagcagctttactctggcaataaatgagcaattagacattcaccagaactgtgtttccaatcaaagccctttcgcttcaataccagtgtcacaataacagatcagacttccaggatgaagtgtaccaggctgggactaaagcCAGAAGGTCATTAAGGTATAAGGGGGAAATCTGGGACGGGGTAAAAATcctgtcctgatgaaacctttcagaaaattcaacgcaaggcgcatgcgctgcaaaaaatgaccttgtcccaataaaacctttaagaaaaTCCAACTAACAACGCATGCATGACAAATGTAATGtatcatatagatatgaataattcattaaggcgatggagattggtttgtttttagaaagaagaggttaatgccccgtctagggataattttactgcttcagaaaaatatataaagacatgtgtaggtgtgtataattcagactttctgcagactgtctcactttgttgCTTCAATAAAGTTTGGTGacctttggcatctacaaaccctctgtctctgaagtgtttaacttaggttggaaagattgttttccacgacacTCTCACGTGTCCCTCAGTGCAGATTGGGCGGTGTGATACGCTGATACACATCATAggaccagaaaatagaataatcagtcatgtctattgatagatattttcctatatcctcTATATCACCAGTGTCACATgctgtattcatattgttcccatggtgacagtgttctgtttttcttcttctcgttggtgaagttctgttcaatgtcactttcaaatgaaaggagaaaagaaaaagtgcctttcactggtgtttagatcacaaaatgatcagaaagcagtgatgaatacatgcagttattctgtagagatcatttcttcatcagttttagagaaaaggtaataaatggtgatggaaggttttgtccacatggccccgccctcagtgcagacgtaacgtgttggtgtaaaaagtgaaactcttctggaacagtaccagaggtttgtttaaagatgattagagtaattattaaccagcattaatccaaacagtgcagttcagtgttacattaaaataataaaccatgcagtgatacatttataaataaaaatactcactcagctcttctggaggctttgaccactggcagcagcttcagaagacattcctctgatgggtcatatttactcaaattaaacacatccagctcctgatctgagttcagtaacacaaacaccagagctgaccactgagcaggagagagtctggttccactgagACGACTGTTTcctcctctgttcaggtaagtctgtacttcctgcactagagaatgatcattcagttcattcagacagtggaacagattgatggatttctctggagatggattctccctgatcttctccttgatgtacttgactgtttcctgtttgctgtgagagctgcttcctgtctggggcattaaacctcgtaagagagtctgattggactccagtgagagacccagaaggaagcggaggaacaggtccaggtgtccgttctcactctgtaaggccttgttcACTGCAGTcctgaggagatcagacatgtctgactttCTGAAGAAATTAGAACGTCCAGTGCTTTGCTCCACtaacacatttgtctttctaaaaataaagcagaaaaatgcatataaagcagccagaaactcctgaacactcagatgtacaaagctgaacaccttccccaggtgaagcccaaactcctctctgaagatttgggtacacactcctgagtacactgacacttctctcacatcaatgccacactctctcaggtcttcctcatagaagatcaggtttcctttctccagctgttggaaagccagttttcccagtgccaggatactctctctggtctgctgaggatcagggtcacatttctgatggtacttttggtccttgtgtttgatctgaaagatcaggaagtgtgtgaacatttgagtcagagtcttggggatctctccactctctgcttcacccaacattctctctagaacagtggctgagatccagcagaagactgggatgtggcacatgatgtagaggcttcttgaagacttcatgtgtgagatgattttattgcccaggctctgatcactgatcctcttcctgaagtactcctctttctgaggatcactgaaccctcgtacctctgttacctggtccacacactcaggagggatctgattggctgctcctggtcgagaggtgatccagaggagagcagcGGGAAacagattccccttgatgaggttcgtcagcagcacatccactgaggctgactctgtcacatcacacaatctctcattcttctggaaatttagaggaagtcgacactcatccagaccatcaaagatcaacaccactttgtAGGAGTCACAGTCTATTACTTctagttttctcatttcagggaaaaagtgatgaagaagatccatcagactgagatgtttctgcttcatcagattcagctctctaaagggaagtggaaacatgaaggtgacgtcctgatttgcttttccttcagtccagtccagaatgaccttctgcacagagactgtttttccaattccagcaacccCTTTCGTCAGCACACTTCTGATGGACTCgtctttaaagagatcattacatttgatgggtgtctcctgtgctgctggtctcctgggcgctgtctcaatctgtctcacctcatgttcattattgacgtctccactccaaccctctgtgatgtagagctctgtgtagatctcattcagaagtgctgagcttccatgctgtgagattccttcattaattcttttaaacttctctctcaggctggatttcagctttgtctgatacacagaggcgagttctaataaacaaagtaataagatgttttaatgtaaaatcactgaacacaggattaaatgtcaaattcaaatgctgctgttcattcctgattcatgtagtaaatattcctgaaggaacaggaccattgtacagagtcaccacaagctggaccacgaacagaacagaaaagcagcagatatacatgatactaaactcgaacttcaaactaaaagtgttcctatctaaaactatttcctctctctaaagtgaacctgatggaataaagccatgactcagagctcttactgttgtgcagtgtgttagcgagatctgtgtggttcatgttcttcaggacgtgcagtgtgatcttcagcgctccgtctctgacactgtgcagatcctcctcatcctgcacctccctctcagtgcatgctgggtaatctggactcaggagcttcctaaacctcttcagctcaatctttatcagagtgatgactttgtgttccagctcctggttagaaacacacaggaacacatctaaatattataatgttacacactgagagatgcttttattttatcaaaagaataaaagtctctttctattcccacagttacagctgaaattctgcctgattacccataatgctgctgcacatcaataaatctgtaaattgtcatgatcttaaataaaaaaaacctgcaccctgctcacacacaagttacacacattaaaaagacacacaccttgaatatggagtccaactgatttctgctgaggtttgatttcttctgttgtggtctgtgaagaaataaaacacatgatgtgatatagactatatgtattcatagctgcagaacacacactaatacatacagagacagatatttaacaccatcctcttaacacaatacactgatttcaggatttctcactgacactaacatgtttatgaataaaatagtgatctagtcattaatgtcccaggtgtaaatgttgttgtgtagcaccacagaccctccagctcagggactgcaggctgaactgaactcttaaagcagttttcctcactgccagtccAAGAGCttcagcactgcacagtttagtgttttactgcttcaacacctgataaagatcatgaagggcttcagaatgagaccagtgagtttgatcaggtggaacactgctgtaaaacacctcactgtactgacctcacatcaggagaactggctccgTCTCTGAAGTGATTTGGATGATCCATTGACtcgtcactcttcatggacacacagctgggttctggtgagtctgatctctttccctccatcattctagaattaaacagaaatatcagcaataattaatactctgctgtctcagcactgttacacaatgtgttcatcattaaacaccaataattccatctttttaattcagctccagtctgcacacttattcaaacaggagacacgcctcatacctcaggaattacactgatgtcaggagtcccagtcacagataactgactcagctgggtcttaaagcctgtagagttcactgactcaaagctacgctgctcttctcctccacattacacagtcctttttactcttctctcagtgaatgatttctctaaactgttcttagatcagatcagtgatatattcactgctattaaacaccttaaaccaaagtctagttcctctgtacactagtgagtgtttagagatacagatctgttccatgagacggtgtgtgtttattgctggagaatggaaaagtaactcacctctcgtctctctttaagtcctgttttccagacacactcatgttggaggtcatgtctccttctccaggttacagcaggacacacgtttacttcactccaacatcggtgtgttaaatcaaaccctgtatcagcacagagttcacttacaggaaatagtcacggtatcaagtcataaaacaacctgtgtacattcaaacttcagtacaaacccacagaactcttctgcatctagtgtacatatagtgtttatatattatagctttagatgtagatactcactgtgtttttactcctgaaatggtGTGTTTTCCCCTGCACACAAAATGGAGACTGACTTTTACTTTCACTTCCTAACCGTTTATTCtgcagagggggaggggcagtgAGGTAGGATATGGTTTGTTTTCAGACAGCTTTCTGATTCATCGAGCACAggcctgtaaatactgaaagtataagcctgaaaacgctgcaaatacagagaacagaattaaaagtctggtaaaatctacatcacacacattatcatttcattaccttcatttattatctcgtgacttcattcagctgtgcacaaacaactgtcagagctctatacaaatatataaactaaaataaaataacaggaactagaaacactcagcagatcattagataaagaagcagaactcataCGCTGAGTAAGTTTACTGAAATATCTGCAGGAGTgtattttttctggttttcccttaatgagagcgagtatcctgatattagtgaggattggtgtgtaagtagtttttgtgtgaataatgaatgttactcagaataaaagtgatgatggagagtaagttaaacacattggtcagacgagtaactaacccagtgtttcccaatcgaggttctgtctgatgagagcaggggtgcgtgtaaaaatccttcagacattttctaaaatgatcaaatgtgtagaaaacatttaatatagatgagaaatatctgatgtctgaaataataacacagacacagaaataataagacagacacacacacacacacacacacacacacacacacacacacacacacacacacacacaacaataataataataaactagaccagtacatttcctgaagaaaatgtgtgctgCTTGCCATGGCAAAATTCTGATCAGGCACCAATACTTTCGATAGCCGGAAGTGtagagtgccaatacttttgacagCCAGAAgagtggggtgccaatacttttgacagCTGACggcgtagggtgccaatacttttgagagctggacttcaattcttttgagagctggaggcatagggcgccaatacttctgagagccggccgtgtagtgcagctatactttttagagctggccgtgtagGGCGGAAATACTTTGGAGAGCCAGCCATGAGGGGTGaaaatacttctgagagccggacagattggttgccaatactttttagagccagGCGTGTATGGAGGCAATTCTTTTAGAGCTGGCGGTGTAGAGCGCCAATTCTTTcacaactcaatgcaagtctatgggaaattctCCGACTTTGAGCTTCTGTACCGGGAATGCCGACATTCCGATCGCTTCCATAAtacatagcacacctctcctcaataagccgatcgattcgacacctcaaccgtcgatctccgacaaacggtgcgggactagtttcgcaccgaaaaaaaaagtggaagaagaagaataattataataagtttgccaaataacaatagtagtgcttttcaaggaccattaattataataataataataataataataataataataataataatactaagtaggccgaagaacaatagtagtgcttttcaagcaccattaattataataataact
Coding sequences within:
- the LOC124627540 gene encoding NACHT, LRR and PYD domains-containing protein 12 isoform X3, with the protein product MTSNMSVSGKQDLKRDERMMEGKRSDSPEPSCVSMKSDESMDHPNHFRDGASSPDVRPQQKKSNLSRNQLDSIFKELEHKVITLIKIELKRFRKLLSPDYPACTEREVQDEEDLHSVRDGALKITLHVLKNMNHTDLANTLHNKLASVYQTKLKSSLREKFKRINEGISQHGSSALLNEIYTELYITEGWSGDVNNEHEVRQIETAPRRPAAQETPIKCNDLFKDESIRSVLTKGVAGIGKTVSVQKVILDWTEGKANQDVTFMFPLPFRELNLMKQKHLSLMDLLHHFFPEMRKLEVIDCDSYKVVLIFDGLDECRLPLNFQKNERLCDVTESASVDVLLTNLIKGNLFPAALLWITSRPGAANQIPPECVDQVTEVRGFSDPQKEEYFRKRISDQSLGNKIISHMKSSRSLYIMCHIPVFCWISATVLERMLGEAESGEIPKTLTQMFTHFLIFQIKHKDQKYHQKCDPDPQQTRESILALGKLAFQQLEKGNLIFYEEDLRECGIDVREVSVYSGVCTQIFREEFGLHLGKVFSFVHLSVQEFLAALYAFFCFIFRKTNVLVEQSTGRSNFFRKSDMSDLLRTAVNKALQSENGHLDLFLRFLLGLSLESNQTLLRGLMPQTGSSSHSKQETVKYIKEKIRENPSPEKSINLFHCLNELNDHSLVQEVQTYLNRGGNSRLSGTRLSPAQWSALVFVLLNSDQELDVFNLSKYDPSEECLLKLLPVVKASRRAELCVCKLTEESCRVLSSVLRSNSSRLRELDLSVNNLQDSGVKLLSAGLENPHCTLEILRLCGCDLTEESCRVLSSVLRSNSSRLRELNLSHNNLQDSGVKLLSAGLENPHCTLEILSLWECKLTEESCRVLSSVLRSNSSRLRELDLSNNNLQDSGVKLLSAGLENPHCTLEILSLCVCKLTEESCRVLSSVLRSNSSRLRELNLSNNNLQDSGVKLLSAGLENPHCTLEILRMWNCSITDEGCAALASALRSNCSSHLRELDLKGNNPGESGVKLLSDLLKDPHCNLETLHIKGNTLTRTGV
- the LOC124627540 gene encoding NLR family CARD domain-containing protein 3 isoform X5 — translated: MTSNMSVSGKQDLKRDERMMEGKRSDSPEPSCVSMKSDESMDHPNHFRDGASSPDVRPQQKKSNLSRNQLDSIFKELEHKVITLIKIELKRFRKLLSPDYPACTEREVQDEEDLHSVRDGALKITLHVLKNMNHTDLANTLHNKLASVYQTKLKSSLREKFKRINEGISQHGSSALLNEIYTELYITEGWSGDVNNEHEVRQIETAPRRPAAQETPIKCNDLFKDESIRSVLTKGVAGIGKTVSVQKVILDWTEGKANQDVTFMFPLPFRELNLMKQKHLSLMDLLHHFFPEMRKLEVIDCDSYKVVLIFDGLDECRLPLNFQKNERLCDVTESASVDVLLTNLIKGNLFPAALLWITSRPGAANQIPPECVDQVTEVRGFSDPQKEEYFRKRISDQSLGNKIISHMKSSRSLYIMCHIPVFCWISATVLERMLGEAESGEIPKTLTQMFTHFLIFQIKHKDQKYHQKCDPDPQQTRESILALGKLAFQQLEKGNLIFYEEDLRECGIDVREVSVYSGVCTQIFREEFGLHLGKVFSFVHLSVQEFLAALYAFFCFIFRKTNVLVEQSTGRSNFFRKSDMSDLLRTAVNKALQSENGHLDLFLRFLLGLSLESNQTLLRGLMPQTGSSSHSKQETVKYIKEKIRENPSPEKSINLFHCLNELNDHSLVQEVQTYLNRGGNSRLSGTRLSPAQWSALVFVLLNSDQELDVFNLSKYDPSEECLLKLLPVVKASRRADLWECKLTEESCRVLSSVLRSNSSRLRELDLSNNNLQDSGVKLLSAGLENPHCTLEILSLCVCKLTEESCRVLSSVLRSNSSRLRELNLSNNNLQDSGVKLLSAGLENPHCTLEILRMWNCSITDEGCAALASALRSNCSSHLRELDLKGNNPGESGVKLLSDLLKDPHCNLETLHIKGNTLTRTGV